A genome region from Chryseobacterium sp. G0186 includes the following:
- a CDS encoding cupin-like domain-containing protein has translation MGIILKPIDIVEDISKEEFYEKYLKPRRPVVIRNMAKNWPAYKKWTMEYMKEVVGDVEVPLYDSSKADPSAPINSSAAKMKFGDYIDLIQKEPTDLRIFLFDPIKFAPKLLEDYISPKKLMGGFLDKYPNMFFGGKGSVTFLHFDIDMAHIFHTHFNGRKHVLLFDYKWRERLYQIPYATYALEDYDIENPDFTKFPALDGVEGIECYLEHGDTLFMPTGWWHWMKYLDGSFSISLRAWDKSWAVKAHSLWNLTVQRKFDDIMKSNFKKKYMDWKEKVAIKRAEIALKRGLPK, from the coding sequence ATGGGAATTATTTTAAAGCCTATAGATATTGTAGAGGATATTTCTAAAGAAGAATTCTACGAAAAATATCTAAAGCCAAGAAGGCCCGTTGTCATCAGGAATATGGCAAAAAACTGGCCTGCTTACAAAAAATGGACGATGGAATACATGAAGGAGGTTGTAGGAGATGTGGAGGTCCCGTTATATGACAGTTCAAAAGCAGACCCCTCTGCACCCATCAATTCTTCTGCAGCCAAAATGAAATTCGGTGATTATATAGACCTTATCCAAAAGGAACCTACTGATCTGAGAATTTTCCTTTTTGATCCCATAAAGTTTGCTCCAAAATTACTTGAAGACTATATTTCGCCAAAGAAATTAATGGGAGGTTTCCTTGATAAGTATCCTAATATGTTCTTTGGAGGAAAGGGATCTGTAACGTTTTTGCATTTTGATATTGATATGGCTCATATCTTCCATACTCACTTCAACGGAAGAAAGCATGTTCTTCTTTTTGACTATAAGTGGAGGGAAAGACTGTATCAGATCCCGTATGCAACCTACGCACTGGAGGATTATGATATTGAAAATCCTGATTTCACAAAGTTTCCTGCGCTGGACGGTGTGGAAGGGATTGAATGTTACCTTGAGCATGGAGATACATTATTTATGCCTACCGGATGGTGGCATTGGATGAAATATCTGGATGGATCTTTCTCCATCTCGCTAAGGGCATGGGACAAATCGTGGGCAGTAAAGGCGCATTCTTTATGGAACCTAACTGTACAACGTAAATTTGATGACATCATGAAGTCCAATTTCAAAAAGAAGTATATGGACTGGAAAGAAAAGGTCGCCATTAAAAGAGCTGAGATTGCATTAAAAAGAGGTCTCCCTAAATAA
- a CDS encoding SIR2 family NAD-dependent protein deacylase, whose amino-acid sequence MKKLTILSGAGISAESGIQTFRDGDGLWENHKVTDVASPEGWRKDRELVLDFYNQRRRQLHEVEPNEAHQLLAELEKHFEVQIITQNIDDLHERAGSTNILHIHGELFKSCSCNNKSFIYEQKEDIKIGDKAEDGAQLRPFIVWFGEDVPLYQTARELVKDSDILIVIGTSLQVYPAAGLIHDIKDDCLLIVINPNETGFGYGQRAVVMKEPATKGMKLLFDKLLSLA is encoded by the coding sequence ATGAAAAAACTAACCATATTAAGCGGTGCGGGAATCAGTGCCGAAAGCGGAATACAAACATTCAGAGACGGAGATGGTCTCTGGGAAAATCATAAAGTAACGGATGTGGCAAGCCCGGAAGGATGGAGAAAAGACAGAGAGCTGGTATTGGATTTTTACAATCAGAGAAGACGTCAGCTTCATGAAGTAGAACCTAATGAAGCACATCAATTATTAGCCGAATTGGAAAAGCATTTTGAGGTTCAGATCATTACCCAAAACATAGATGATTTACACGAAAGAGCAGGATCTACTAATATTCTTCATATTCATGGAGAGCTGTTTAAGTCTTGCTCATGCAATAATAAAAGCTTTATTTATGAACAGAAAGAAGATATCAAAATAGGGGATAAGGCCGAAGACGGAGCACAGCTAAGACCATTTATTGTCTGGTTTGGAGAAGATGTTCCTTTATATCAAACGGCAAGAGAACTGGTAAAAGATTCAGATATCTTAATCGTAATAGGAACCTCACTACAGGTATATCCAGCAGCAGGATTGATTCATGATATCAAGGATGATTGTCTTTTAATTGTGATCAATCCCAACGAAACAGGTTTTGGATACGGACAGAGAGCGGTAGTAATGAAAGAACCCGCTACAAAAGGGATGAAATTACTATTTGATAAACTGCTAAGTCTTGCCTGA
- a CDS encoding ferrous iron transport protein A, translating to MKDKGLHKLSGFPKNKIGKILGYDNDHLKMPNKIIEMGLLPETVFRVLYQAPFNGPMYVEFGAEKSRIALREEEGDYIIVEELN from the coding sequence TTGAAAGATAAAGGATTACATAAATTAAGTGGATTTCCTAAAAATAAAATAGGAAAGATATTGGGGTATGATAACGATCATCTGAAGATGCCCAATAAAATCATTGAAATGGGGCTCCTTCCGGAGACCGTATTCAGGGTTTTGTACCAGGCTCCATTCAATGGACCAATGTATGTAGAATTTGGAGCAGAAAAAAGCCGAATTGCTCTTCGTGAGGAAGAAGGAGATTATATCATTGTTGAAGAATTGAATTAA
- the feoB gene encoding ferrous iron transport protein B: protein MQANKKKQILLVGNPNVGKSTVFNALCNKKQKTGNYAGVTVASHSGNYAYKNEDVEVIDLPGSYSVYPSSEDEAIFSKYLIDEQKNYAGVVYILEALSLKRGLLLFQQIQDLGIPIILIVNQIDQAERRGVTIDIQQFSEALGIKIIETNAKEQIGINEVREAVYNNEFVKTDKLSFETPAEHRDFIQKLVSHKGIDNEYKAWMSLSLGTDLGKLESVMDQINESDSKSLVPKRLQVQETVRRYQNVDKILDNVISKKPQFKELLTEKLDKVLVHKFWGYVVFLLILLVIFQSVFFLAEYPMNWIEESFSWLAAFTAEHLPEGPVNSLISNGIVPGIGGIVVFAPQIGILLYFLYLLEDSGYMARVVFLMDRLLRPFGLNGKSIVPLVSGTACAIPAVISTRNIENVKERLLTILVTPFMTCSARLPVYSIIIGLIISEGTFLGIKYKALVLMGMYLLGFLVALLSAAILKGFIKDKGKTYLVMDLPAYKKPLFGYDLKMVLGKVWDFITGAGKIIFIVSIIIWFLSYFGPKQNPNEVVATNVELDHSYLAKIGKGIEPLIAPLGYDWKMGVGILTSFVAREVFVGTMSTLYSLEDDAPEVKVIDKMRRDVKPNGEKVFSFATGISVLLFYAFAMQCISTLAVVYRETKSWKWTGFQVAMMTGLAYFVSMIVYQILK, encoded by the coding sequence ATGCAGGCAAACAAGAAAAAACAAATACTTTTAGTTGGAAATCCAAACGTAGGAAAATCAACGGTTTTTAATGCACTTTGTAACAAAAAGCAAAAAACCGGAAACTATGCAGGTGTTACCGTTGCAAGCCATTCGGGAAACTACGCATATAAAAATGAGGACGTTGAGGTTATTGACCTTCCGGGCTCTTACAGTGTGTATCCAAGTTCAGAAGATGAGGCTATTTTTTCAAAATACCTTATCGATGAACAGAAAAACTACGCAGGTGTTGTTTATATTCTTGAAGCATTAAGCTTAAAAAGAGGTCTTCTTTTATTTCAACAGATTCAGGATCTTGGTATTCCTATCATTTTGATTGTTAATCAGATTGACCAGGCAGAACGAAGAGGAGTTACTATTGATATTCAACAATTTTCCGAAGCATTGGGAATTAAGATTATTGAGACCAATGCCAAAGAACAGATTGGGATCAATGAAGTAAGGGAGGCTGTTTACAACAATGAGTTTGTAAAGACAGATAAACTTTCTTTTGAAACCCCGGCTGAACATAGAGATTTTATACAGAAGTTAGTGTCTCATAAAGGTATTGATAATGAATATAAGGCCTGGATGAGCCTTTCATTGGGTACAGATCTGGGAAAACTGGAATCCGTAATGGATCAGATTAATGAATCAGATTCTAAGAGCTTGGTTCCTAAAAGACTACAGGTTCAGGAAACGGTAAGAAGATATCAAAATGTTGATAAAATACTGGATAACGTAATTTCCAAGAAACCACAGTTCAAAGAATTGTTAACTGAAAAGCTGGATAAGGTTTTAGTGCATAAATTCTGGGGATATGTAGTCTTCCTACTTATTCTATTGGTGATTTTCCAGAGCGTTTTTTTCCTTGCAGAATATCCAATGAACTGGATTGAAGAGTCTTTCTCATGGTTGGCTGCTTTTACGGCTGAACATCTTCCGGAAGGACCTGTCAATTCATTAATCTCCAACGGAATTGTTCCAGGAATCGGAGGAATTGTAGTTTTTGCACCACAAATCGGAATTTTATTATATTTCCTTTATTTACTAGAGGATTCAGGATATATGGCGAGGGTTGTTTTCCTTATGGATAGACTTCTTCGTCCATTTGGTCTTAACGGAAAAAGTATTGTTCCCCTGGTTTCAGGAACAGCCTGTGCTATTCCGGCGGTAATTTCCACAAGAAATATTGAGAACGTTAAAGAAAGATTGCTGACCATATTGGTAACACCATTCATGACATGCTCGGCAAGACTTCCCGTATACAGTATCATTATCGGATTGATTATTTCTGAGGGAACATTCCTGGGAATAAAATATAAGGCATTGGTTTTGATGGGAATGTATTTGCTTGGCTTTTTAGTGGCATTGCTTTCCGCAGCAATTCTTAAAGGATTTATTAAAGATAAAGGGAAAACCTATTTGGTAATGGACCTTCCTGCTTACAAAAAACCACTTTTCGGGTATGACCTTAAAATGGTATTGGGTAAAGTGTGGGACTTCATCACCGGAGCCGGAAAAATTATCTTCATTGTAAGTATTATTATCTGGTTTTTAAGCTATTTCGGGCCTAAGCAGAACCCAAATGAGGTAGTAGCTACCAATGTGGAACTTGATCATTCCTACCTTGCCAAAATTGGGAAAGGAATAGAACCTTTAATTGCTCCTTTAGGATACGACTGGAAAATGGGAGTGGGAATTCTTACCAGTTTCGTGGCAAGAGAGGTGTTCGTTGGAACAATGTCAACCCTTTACAGTCTTGAAGACGATGCTCCCGAAGTAAAAGTAATTGATAAGATGAGAAGAGATGTAAAGCCTAATGGAGAAAAAGTCTTCAGTTTTGCAACCGGAATCTCAGTTCTTCTATTCTATGCATTTGCAATGCAGTGTATCTCTACACTGGCAGTAGTCTACAGAGAAACCAAAAGTTGGAAATGGACCGGCTTTCAGGTAGCTATGATGACAGGTTTGGCATATTTTGTGTCGATGATAGTATATCAAATTTTAAAGTAA
- a CDS encoding DUF4421 family protein, translated as MNLPRLVFIVFVFLLGIPVNAQKDTTDIKSYADQVMIRANLDTNIESYVFSEGEEGNQTEQIFSINNKTKVSLSIDYKIISATLSFAPQFFSENKDNELKGNSSYTDFSFRLFPKRFIQTLYYKNVKGFYIENTKDLFPNWKEGDPYIQFPDLRVQSFGGSTSYILNQNFSAKSIYTQGEWQSKSMGSWVPFLDYDLTVFRNKVEDQKYKETQYKIGANMGYFYNWVIGKNVNIAPYFALGLGGKFSTYRNVQEDGARMNAQYLTLRMEGGLHVGYNTDRFLFGGKMNFNAYAYNQTKNQAVQNNNLYGLLYIGYRFAPPRVVKNTYDKIQKKIPVL; from the coding sequence TTGAATCTTCCAAGACTCGTATTTATTGTATTCGTGTTTTTATTGGGCATCCCGGTAAATGCACAAAAAGATACCACAGATATCAAGTCCTACGCAGATCAGGTAATGATCCGTGCTAACCTGGATACCAATATCGAAAGCTATGTTTTTTCGGAGGGAGAAGAGGGAAATCAGACTGAGCAGATATTCTCAATCAACAATAAGACAAAGGTTTCCTTATCTATTGACTATAAAATTATAAGCGCAACCTTATCATTTGCTCCCCAATTTTTTTCAGAAAATAAAGACAATGAACTGAAAGGGAATAGTTCCTATACAGACTTCAGTTTCAGATTATTTCCCAAAAGATTTATTCAGACTCTTTACTACAAGAACGTAAAAGGATTTTATATTGAAAATACAAAAGATCTTTTTCCCAATTGGAAAGAGGGAGATCCTTATATCCAGTTTCCGGATCTGAGAGTGCAAAGCTTTGGAGGGTCTACATCCTATATTCTTAACCAAAATTTTTCTGCAAAAAGTATTTATACCCAGGGAGAATGGCAAAGTAAGAGCATGGGAAGCTGGGTGCCGTTTTTAGACTATGACCTTACAGTTTTCAGAAATAAGGTTGAGGATCAGAAATATAAAGAAACACAATATAAAATAGGAGCCAACATGGGTTATTTCTACAACTGGGTCATTGGAAAAAATGTAAATATAGCCCCTTACTTTGCCCTTGGACTGGGTGGGAAATTTTCAACCTATAGAAATGTTCAGGAAGACGGAGCAAGGATGAATGCACAATATTTAACCTTAAGAATGGAAGGCGGTCTGCATGTAGGATATAATACGGACCGGTTTTTATTTGGCGGCAAAATGAATTTCAATGCTTACGCCTATAATCAGACTAAAAACCAGGCGGTACAAAACAACAATCTGTATGGTTTGCTATACATAGGCTATCGTTTTGCACCTCCGAGAGTTGTAAAAAATACCTATGACAAAATTCAAAAAAAGATTCCGGTTTTATAA
- a CDS encoding RNA 2'-phosphotransferase codes for MNEIETKKISKFLSLILRHQPESIGLKLDENGWANVEELRVKSGKKRMHFTKEELDEVVETNNKKRFAFNEDKTLIRSSQGHSIGIDLALEALQPPEFLYHGTAESNISSILDKGIEKRSRQHVHLSADKETATKVGMRHGKPIILTIRTGKMHEDGLLFYQSANGVWLTDFIDAKYISK; via the coding sequence ATGAACGAAATAGAAACAAAGAAAATAAGTAAATTTCTAAGCCTGATTCTAAGACACCAACCCGAAAGCATTGGCTTGAAATTGGATGAAAATGGTTGGGCAAACGTAGAAGAGCTGAGAGTAAAATCGGGCAAAAAAAGAATGCACTTCACCAAGGAAGAATTGGATGAGGTAGTGGAAACCAATAATAAAAAAAGATTTGCTTTCAATGAAGATAAAACGTTGATCAGATCAAGTCAGGGGCATTCTATTGGTATAGATCTGGCTCTGGAAGCATTGCAGCCTCCGGAATTTCTCTATCATGGAACAGCAGAATCCAATATTTCTTCCATCTTGGATAAGGGGATTGAAAAAAGAAGCCGCCAACATGTACACTTAAGTGCTGATAAAGAGACTGCTACAAAGGTGGGAATGAGACACGGGAAACCTATAATCCTCACCATCAGGACAGGAAAAATGCATGAAGATGGATTGCTTTTTTACCAATCCGCCAACGGAGTCTGGCTGACAGATTTTATAGATGCAAAATACATATCCAAATAG
- a CDS encoding DinB family protein, producing MDTLSQFKNELEAEYQTTRKFFETYPHEKNDYAPHEKSMKLMPLATHIAEIFEWPHTMLKTSELDFGSGDYQPKQLSTKEDLLQALDQNFKSGKEALENANESDLNASWALKNNGQELAKWTKYESIRHALNQITHHRAQLGVYYRLNDIPLPGSYGPSADYQSF from the coding sequence ATGGACACTTTATCACAATTTAAAAATGAGCTGGAAGCAGAATATCAAACAACCAGAAAGTTTTTTGAAACCTACCCTCATGAAAAAAATGATTATGCTCCCCATGAAAAAAGCATGAAGCTGATGCCACTTGCCACTCATATTGCAGAAATCTTTGAATGGCCCCATACAATGCTCAAAACTTCTGAGCTTGATTTTGGAAGTGGTGATTATCAACCCAAGCAACTTTCAACCAAAGAAGATCTTTTACAGGCTCTTGACCAAAATTTTAAGTCAGGAAAAGAAGCTCTTGAAAATGCCAACGAAAGTGACCTTAATGCAAGCTGGGCATTGAAAAACAATGGACAGGAACTGGCAAAATGGACTAAGTATGAATCAATCCGTCATGCTTTGAATCAAATTACCCATCATAGGGCACAACTGGGTGTTTATTACAGATTAAATGACATTCCTCTTCCGGGAAGTTATGGTCCCTCTGCAGATTATCAAAGTTTTTAA
- a CDS encoding ADP-ribosylglycohydrolase family protein has translation MENRIKAGIMGVCIGDALGVPVEFKKREDLKINPVIKMLEYMSWNQPKGTWSDDSSLTLCLAEQLIKGYDLEKIGQSFVKWYKYGHWTAHGKLFDIGGTTRHALARLIKGESARFSGNIFEEDNGNGSLMRILPLAFYLENEDSIQKLYNTVKEVSTITHGHFRSVFACFIYVIFAIQLLKGKDKKEAYTNTQKIVLEYALEQGFNPDEIVLFNKILKHDISGYPENEIKSGGYVLHSLEASLWCFLNSESYSEAVLKAINLGEDTDTTGAITGGIAGIYYGFESIPKEWMNELVRKDDIEALCQRLENKYAI, from the coding sequence ATGGAAAATAGAATAAAAGCTGGGATCATGGGCGTTTGTATTGGAGATGCTTTGGGTGTTCCGGTAGAATTTAAAAAAAGGGAAGATCTAAAAATAAATCCAGTAATAAAAATGCTGGAATATATGTCTTGGAATCAACCCAAGGGAACTTGGAGTGATGACAGTTCTCTTACTCTTTGCTTAGCTGAACAACTTATTAAAGGATATGATCTGGAAAAAATAGGACAAAGCTTTGTAAAATGGTACAAATACGGTCACTGGACTGCTCATGGAAAGCTTTTTGATATCGGAGGAACAACAAGACATGCTTTGGCAAGATTAATCAAAGGCGAGAGTGCTAGATTTTCAGGAAATATTTTTGAAGAAGATAATGGAAATGGTTCTCTGATGAGGATTCTTCCCCTTGCTTTTTATCTTGAAAACGAAGACAGTATTCAGAAGCTTTACAATACAGTAAAAGAAGTTTCAACAATTACTCACGGTCATTTTCGCTCTGTTTTTGCATGCTTTATCTATGTGATTTTTGCTATTCAGTTGTTGAAAGGTAAGGACAAAAAAGAAGCATATACGAATACACAAAAGATAGTTTTGGAATATGCATTAGAACAAGGATTTAACCCAGATGAGATTGTCCTTTTTAATAAAATTTTAAAACATGATATCTCCGGATATCCCGAAAATGAAATCAAAAGTGGGGGATATGTTCTCCACAGTCTCGAAGCTTCCCTATGGTGTTTTTTAAACTCAGAAAGCTACTCAGAAGCTGTTTTGAAAGCGATAAACCTAGGAGAAGATACGGACACTACCGGAGCTATTACAGGAGGAATTGCCGGAATTTACTATGGCTTCGAAAGTATTCCGAAGGAATGGATGAATGAGCTGGTGAGAAAGGATGATATTGAGGCCCTATGCCAACGATTAGAAAATAAGTATGCCATATAA
- a CDS encoding GLPGLI family protein, with protein MKKLFSVFLIAFFAFTSAQDTKETANRFFYELTFKPKKDSAKLDKVITILDITDKNRSVYQDYTVIAQDSIMKVEIEAMKKAGIMKDLSKSLKMPKISARVYKTYPGMQVQYVDKIANGFTPTNIGYSENLKFNWKILGDKQKIGEYNTQKATTEFGDKKWTAWFTTDIPFQDGPYKFYGLPGLIVKIEDADKNYSWVLQGNKKVKDYTEFSYIENLMQASGGKVKDLSREKFEKAFSDFKKDPFASVRPMITQEMMSKTIPGMDGTVGDMMKKQEKQYKEFYDANDNPIEPPYTKLSVGTVEKVGK; from the coding sequence ATGAAAAAGTTGTTTTCAGTATTTCTTATCGCTTTTTTTGCTTTTACCAGTGCTCAGGATACTAAGGAAACGGCCAACCGATTCTTTTATGAACTGACCTTTAAGCCTAAAAAAGACTCTGCAAAGCTAGACAAGGTAATTACAATTTTGGATATTACAGATAAAAACAGGTCAGTGTACCAGGATTATACAGTAATTGCACAAGACTCTATCATGAAAGTTGAGATAGAAGCAATGAAGAAAGCCGGAATTATGAAGGACCTTTCAAAATCTCTGAAAATGCCAAAGATTTCAGCAAGGGTCTATAAAACGTATCCGGGAATGCAAGTTCAGTATGTTGACAAAATTGCCAATGGCTTTACTCCTACCAATATTGGATATAGTGAAAACTTAAAGTTCAACTGGAAAATTCTTGGAGATAAACAGAAAATAGGAGAATACAATACTCAGAAAGCCACTACAGAATTCGGTGATAAAAAATGGACAGCATGGTTTACCACAGATATACCTTTCCAGGATGGACCTTACAAATTTTATGGACTTCCGGGTTTAATTGTAAAAATTGAAGATGCTGACAAAAATTATTCATGGGTATTGCAGGGGAATAAAAAAGTGAAAGACTATACAGAGTTTTCTTATATCGAAAATCTTATGCAAGCTTCAGGAGGAAAGGTAAAAGATTTATCAAGAGAGAAATTTGAAAAGGCATTCAGTGACTTTAAAAAGGACCCTTTTGCTTCTGTAAGACCAATGATTACACAGGAGATGATGTCTAAAACAATTCCGGGTATGGATGGAACCGTGGGAGACATGATGAAGAAGCAGGAAAAACAGTACAAAGAATTTTATGACGCAAATGATAATCCTATAGAACCGCCTTACACTAAATTAAGTGTTGGAACAGTCGAAAAAGTAGGAAAATAA
- a CDS encoding TonB-dependent receptor — protein MKKNVSLFLMLFFTVLTFAQKTVSGKITDDDGVAIPSASVTIEEPGKDAILAYGITNSKGEYKVTFTSAESNVDLKVKAFNQKPLTKQIGNSDQVLNFKMQSEATEIKEVQLKTKMITARGDTISYDLKAFNSKNDRTLADVMKKIPGIEVNTDGTILYQGNAINKFYVNGKDLMEGGYGTINNSLPKDAVQKVEVLENHQPVKILQDKVPSDQAAINIKLKNSVTMTGRGEVGTGFGDPWLWNVKLTPMFFGQKSQWVVNYKTNNMGEQVENEGNILAFGNGWEGKRTNVSQNNWLSVEKADVPNLPVKRYLLNSVHYLSANYLTNIDKKKEWEFKANANYTNNAVERESSSTTNDFQQNTQYDTRFLNNFYTDKLKGELIFTKNAKKGFFKNTTTFSQYWNGDRTNAYRRDSASTRNGMEAVESPTSSFQNSLSTIIPWKEKMVNLKSYINYQDDRQTLEISPANYMKIPYRASNTDPLGTIDFVPGSLAWQRFRIRTLDTSHSANISFTKKGWTFTPQVGFDYTTNKLDTNFDGITTSGNPNFNSPAYENSLKFTEITPSASLGVNYKSEAWSVFANFPVNFNNIKADDVIRNVSKTLNRTTFTPNAFVQYSFASFFKASISGNISNNFGDIQTAYGGYIMTNPGSFSVMNPSNPIPQSNSKNIGARLEYRNPLNNLFFNVGSRLGDTKNNLISSVSVNAYGFSVTEYLERENKRTNNSYYAEIGKYFPKFKTNASFTYNNTVSKSQLIRNTDFIDNKNDANTLGFKFNNTYFSWMSVDFNASKTWNKQSNIFMKGNLGKSESYTHNLNVFFYPLENHTIGFYWDQINSKTRDLKYNNAFFDLSYQFSWAKKKVDFELKWMNIANRKVFEKIDINNAVITNTAMQLRPSQVMFSVKFNFK, from the coding sequence ATGAAAAAAAATGTTTCCTTATTTCTGATGCTCTTTTTTACGGTGCTCACCTTTGCACAGAAAACAGTTTCAGGAAAGATCACGGATGATGACGGGGTAGCTATCCCTAGTGCCAGTGTAACTATAGAAGAGCCAGGAAAAGATGCTATCCTCGCCTATGGAATTACCAATTCTAAAGGAGAATACAAGGTGACATTTACTTCTGCCGAATCCAACGTGGATCTTAAGGTGAAAGCATTTAATCAAAAGCCGCTTACAAAGCAGATTGGAAATAGTGATCAGGTTCTGAATTTTAAAATGCAGTCTGAAGCAACAGAAATAAAGGAAGTACAGCTGAAAACCAAAATGATTACAGCGAGAGGAGACACTATTTCCTACGATCTTAAGGCCTTCAACAGCAAAAATGACAGGACTCTGGCAGATGTAATGAAAAAAATTCCCGGAATTGAAGTGAATACAGACGGGACTATTCTTTACCAGGGAAATGCCATCAATAAATTCTATGTTAATGGGAAAGACCTTATGGAAGGAGGTTATGGCACAATTAACAACTCACTTCCAAAAGATGCTGTACAAAAGGTGGAAGTTCTTGAAAACCACCAACCGGTAAAGATTCTTCAGGATAAAGTGCCCTCAGATCAGGCGGCTATTAATATAAAGCTTAAGAACTCCGTGACCATGACAGGTAGAGGAGAAGTGGGAACCGGTTTTGGAGATCCATGGCTTTGGAATGTGAAATTGACACCCATGTTTTTCGGACAAAAAAGCCAATGGGTGGTCAACTATAAAACCAATAACATGGGAGAGCAGGTGGAAAATGAAGGAAATATTCTTGCTTTTGGAAACGGATGGGAAGGAAAGAGAACCAATGTTTCTCAAAATAACTGGTTAAGCGTGGAAAAAGCTGATGTTCCTAATCTTCCCGTAAAAAGATACCTGCTGAACAGTGTACATTATTTGTCTGCAAACTACCTTACCAATATTGATAAGAAAAAAGAATGGGAATTTAAAGCCAATGCCAACTATACCAATAATGCGGTAGAAAGAGAATCATCAAGTACAACCAATGACTTCCAGCAGAACACGCAATATGATACCAGGTTCCTTAATAATTTTTATACAGATAAATTAAAGGGAGAACTTATTTTTACTAAAAACGCCAAGAAAGGATTTTTTAAAAATACAACTACTTTCTCACAATATTGGAACGGAGATCGAACCAACGCTTATCGAAGAGACAGCGCTTCTACAAGAAACGGAATGGAAGCCGTAGAATCTCCCACCTCTTCTTTTCAGAACTCTTTAAGCACCATTATTCCATGGAAGGAAAAAATGGTTAATCTCAAATCCTATATCAATTATCAGGACGATAGACAGACTCTGGAGATTTCTCCGGCGAATTATATGAAAATTCCCTACAGAGCATCCAATACGGATCCTTTGGGTACAATAGACTTCGTTCCCGGAAGCTTAGCGTGGCAGCGTTTTAGAATAAGAACATTAGATACATCACATTCTGCTAACATAAGTTTTACCAAAAAAGGCTGGACTTTTACTCCGCAGGTGGGATTTGACTATACAACCAATAAACTGGATACCAATTTTGATGGAATTACCACTTCAGGAAACCCTAATTTCAATAGTCCGGCTTATGAAAACAGTTTAAAATTTACAGAAATTACACCATCAGCATCCCTTGGAGTCAACTATAAGTCAGAAGCATGGAGTGTATTTGCAAACTTTCCGGTGAACTTCAATAATATTAAAGCAGATGATGTCATCAGAAATGTCTCAAAAACGCTGAACAGAACAACATTTACCCCAAATGCCTTTGTACAGTACTCATTTGCTTCATTCTTTAAAGCCAGTATAAGTGGGAACATAAGCAATAACTTCGGAGATATACAGACGGCCTACGGTGGTTATATTATGACAAATCCGGGAAGCTTTAGTGTAATGAACCCTTCCAACCCGATTCCACAGTCGAATAGCAAAAATATTGGAGCAAGACTGGAATACAGAAATCCATTGAATAACCTTTTCTTCAATGTAGGAAGCAGACTCGGAGACACTAAAAATAACCTGATTTCTTCAGTTTCTGTAAATGCATATGGATTCAGTGTTACCGAATACCTTGAAAGAGAGAATAAGAGAACCAACAATAGCTATTATGCAGAAATTGGAAAATATTTTCCAAAATTTAAAACCAATGCTTCATTTACCTATAACAATACGGTTTCAAAATCACAGCTCATCAGAAATACAGATTTTATAGATAATAAGAATGATGCGAATACACTAGGATTTAAATTTAATAACACCTACTTTTCATGGATGAGTGTAGATTTTAATGCCTCTAAAACATGGAATAAGCAGTCTAATATTTTCATGAAAGGAAACTTAGGGAAAAGTGAAAGCTATACCCATAACTTGAATGTTTTCTTTTATCCGCTGGAAAATCATACCATTGGATTTTACTGGGATCAGATCAACTCAAAAACAAGAGACCTGAAATATAACAATGCATTTTTTGACTTATCTTACCAGTTTTCCTGGGCTAAAAAGAAAGTGGATTTCGAGTTGAAATGGATGAATATTGCCAACAGAAAGGTATTTGAAAAAATTGATATCAATAATGCAGTGATAACCAATACCGCAATGCAGCTTCGCCCTAGTCAGGTGATGTTCTCTGTAAAGTTCAACTTTAAATAA